One window from the genome of Jiangella alba encodes:
- a CDS encoding putative N-acetylmannosamine-6-phosphate 2-epimerase, whose protein sequence is MSVISKLAGGLIVSCQAPVGSPLRQPAVMAAMASAAELAGAVGVRAEGAADIAAIKDACTLPVIGIRKRQVPGSDVRITPTLADALPLLDAGADLIALDASDRPRPGGERVSDLIAALDARGVPVMADVGDHRCGMAAAGAGAALVATTLAPSPTASDPDAPDVGLVRRLAESGIDAPVVAEGRYATPEAVAVAFAAGAYAVVVGTAITDTLALARRLCAATPAVSGG, encoded by the coding sequence GTGAGCGTCATCTCCAAGCTGGCAGGCGGACTGATCGTGTCCTGCCAGGCGCCGGTCGGCAGCCCGCTGCGCCAGCCGGCGGTGATGGCCGCGATGGCATCCGCCGCCGAGCTGGCCGGCGCCGTCGGCGTCCGCGCGGAGGGCGCGGCCGACATCGCTGCCATCAAGGACGCCTGCACATTGCCGGTGATCGGCATCCGGAAGCGTCAGGTGCCCGGGTCCGACGTCAGGATCACCCCGACGCTCGCCGACGCCCTCCCCCTGCTCGACGCCGGCGCCGACCTCATCGCCCTCGATGCCTCGGACCGGCCGCGGCCGGGCGGCGAACGCGTGTCCGACCTCATCGCCGCCCTCGACGCACGCGGTGTGCCGGTGATGGCCGACGTCGGCGACCACCGCTGCGGGATGGCCGCCGCCGGAGCCGGGGCCGCGCTGGTGGCGACCACGCTGGCACCGAGCCCCACCGCGTCCGACCCGGACGCGCCGGACGTCGGCCTCGTGCGTCGGCTGGCGGAGAGCGGCATCGACGCCCCGGTCGTCGCCGAGGGCCGGTACGCCACGCCCGAGGCGGTGGCGGTGGCCTTCGCCGCGGGCGCCTACGCCGTCGTCGTCGGCACCGCGATCACCGACACGCTGGCCCTGGCCCGTCGCCTGTGCGCGGCGACGCCCGCCGTCAGCGGCGGCTGA
- a CDS encoding N-acetylglucosamine kinase, producing the protein MPSAGLDLGGSGIRLRISSPEGRILDETTGASVKSAGAGDPLRYAAAFLVNRCRELRISALSTVAFGLSGLHGSLPSADSALRLLHTELGTRRLVLADDSVTSYVGALGDRPGVVCAAGTGVVTVASDGAGRYAKVDGWGAMAGDLGSGYWIGRAGLAAALCAHDGRLEHGSTALLAALIERHGDPARFAHEVTTSEDAKAIVSGFAPAVLDAATAGDEASSDIVGAAAAHLATAIAAARDRAGAPPRIAGTGRLLTRTGVLAARLVDLLTRRMPGASWVDPAGSSLDGACRLAAPVPAPPFGTLITVTTISEVEEQ; encoded by the coding sequence ATGCCATCGGCTGGACTGGACCTCGGCGGATCGGGAATCCGGCTCCGCATTTCCAGCCCGGAAGGACGAATACTCGACGAGACAACCGGCGCAAGCGTCAAATCAGCCGGTGCCGGAGATCCATTGCGATATGCCGCCGCGTTCCTTGTGAATCGATGCCGCGAACTGCGGATCAGCGCATTGTCGACGGTCGCTTTCGGCCTCTCCGGCCTGCATGGATCGCTGCCGTCAGCCGATTCCGCGCTCCGGCTGCTGCACACCGAACTGGGCACCCGGCGGCTGGTGCTCGCCGACGACAGCGTGACGTCGTACGTCGGAGCGCTCGGCGACCGGCCGGGCGTCGTCTGCGCGGCGGGAACCGGCGTCGTGACGGTGGCGAGCGACGGCGCGGGCCGGTACGCGAAGGTCGACGGCTGGGGCGCCATGGCCGGCGACCTCGGCAGCGGCTACTGGATCGGCCGCGCGGGACTGGCGGCGGCGCTCTGCGCCCATGACGGACGGCTCGAGCACGGCTCGACGGCGCTGCTGGCCGCGCTGATCGAACGACACGGCGACCCGGCCCGGTTCGCCCACGAGGTCACGACGTCAGAGGACGCCAAGGCGATCGTGTCGGGCTTCGCCCCGGCCGTGCTCGACGCCGCCACCGCCGGCGACGAGGCCAGCTCGGACATCGTCGGCGCCGCGGCCGCACACCTCGCGACCGCGATCGCCGCCGCCCGCGACCGAGCCGGCGCTCCCCCGCGGATCGCGGGCACAGGCCGGCTGCTCACCCGGACCGGTGTGCTCGCCGCCCGGCTCGTGGACCTGCTGACGCGCCGGATGCCCGGCGCGTCCTGGGTCGACCCGGCCGGATCCAGCCTCGACGGTGCCTGCCGGCTGGCGGCGCCGGTGCCGGCGCCGCCGTTCGGCACGCTGATCACCGTCACGACGATCTCGGAGGTCGAAGAACAGTGA
- a CDS encoding LacI family DNA-binding transcriptional regulator: protein MVVVRQIDVARVAGVSQTTVSMVLNERTGGSARISEDTRARVLSAIKKTGYVANPIAQSLAGHRTGMFGVFAFEPMFTAEAGGFYTDFLGGIEAAGEAARKDLLLFTSTVLDEPDNHIYRRNENRLRLTDGAILLGNGEPKMELARLHEDGFPFVYIGRREIPNGEISYVSADYAAATSDLVERLIAMGHERLCYVGTGADASASIDRRRAFVDTLRDAGLPVDRPVPAGHGDYAAVRQAVEAGATALLVEPPVGIDQLTAVIERAGYRVPADVSVALLGDVHGHSVRPDDWSGYRLPRWEMGMQAVRLLVRLMEEPGGPARRVVVPCLPHDGSTVAPAPRPGRGRR, encoded by the coding sequence ATGGTCGTTGTGCGCCAAATCGATGTCGCTCGGGTGGCTGGGGTCAGTCAGACGACGGTATCGATGGTCTTGAATGAGCGGACCGGTGGCAGTGCCCGGATCTCCGAAGACACCAGAGCAAGAGTTCTCTCGGCGATCAAGAAAACCGGCTACGTGGCCAATCCGATTGCGCAATCATTGGCCGGCCATCGCACCGGCATGTTCGGCGTCTTCGCGTTCGAGCCGATGTTCACGGCGGAGGCCGGTGGTTTCTACACCGACTTCCTCGGCGGCATCGAGGCGGCCGGTGAGGCGGCCCGCAAGGACCTGCTGCTGTTCACCAGCACGGTGCTCGACGAGCCGGACAACCACATCTACCGGCGCAACGAGAACCGGCTCCGGCTCACCGACGGCGCGATCCTCCTGGGTAACGGCGAACCGAAGATGGAGCTGGCACGGCTGCACGAGGACGGCTTCCCGTTCGTGTACATCGGCCGCCGCGAGATCCCCAACGGCGAGATCTCCTACGTGTCGGCCGACTACGCCGCGGCCACGTCCGACCTCGTCGAGCGGCTGATCGCCATGGGGCACGAGCGCCTCTGCTACGTCGGCACCGGCGCCGACGCCTCGGCCAGCATCGATCGCCGCCGCGCGTTCGTCGACACCCTGCGCGACGCCGGCCTGCCGGTGGACCGGCCGGTCCCGGCCGGCCACGGCGACTACGCAGCGGTCCGGCAGGCGGTCGAGGCCGGCGCCACCGCCCTGCTCGTCGAGCCGCCGGTGGGCATCGACCAGTTGACCGCCGTGATCGAACGCGCCGGTTACCGAGTGCCCGCCGACGTCAGCGTGGCGCTGCTGGGCGACGTTCACGGACACAGCGTCCGGCCAGACGACTGGTCGGGCTACCGACTGCCCCGATGGGAGATGGGAATGCAGGCAGTGAGACTGCTCGTCCGCCTGATGGAGGAGCCCGGCGGACCGGCGCGACGCGTCGTCGTGCCCTGCCTCCCGCACGACGGCTCCACGGTGGCGCCCGCGCCGCGACCGGGCCGGGGGCGCCGGTGA
- a CDS encoding FAD-dependent oxidoreductase — translation MSRTADHRCDVLVVGGGVGGVAAALAAARRGATVSLVEESPWVGGQLTSQAVPPDEHPWIEQFGCTASYRTFRTAVRDHYRAFYPLTERALRDPALNIGNATVSRICHEPAVSHLVLRAMLSPWQARGLITVVTLARVRSVQVDGDAVGPVTFDDLADGGTFTVDAPYVLDATETGELLALAGVEHVTGAESQAETGEPHAPAVAGPANMQAVSWCFAVDHRAGEDHTIDRPAGYARWREFRPDFWPDRYLSFTYPEPRTLEPRTTYLDPNSDTADDVIIADQSRVTSGSNLWVYRRALWRHQLGPGAAASDIVLVNWPMTDYIGGPVFGGTPTENDRHARSARELSLSLLYWLQTEAPRPDGGAGWPGLRLRGDVVGTSDGFAMAPYIRESRRIRAQYTVTEQDLSHAERGDHGAVSYKDSVGIGAYRIDLHPSTGGDNFIDIASCPFQIPLGALLPLRVTNLLPAAKNIGTTHITNGCYRLHPVEWNIGEAAGALAAMCVARGVVPHAVGESAALTADLQAELERHGVELAWPQVGAY, via the coding sequence GTGAGCCGCACCGCGGACCACCGCTGCGACGTCCTGGTGGTCGGCGGTGGCGTCGGCGGCGTGGCCGCCGCGCTGGCCGCCGCCCGCCGCGGGGCGACCGTCTCGCTGGTCGAGGAGAGCCCGTGGGTCGGTGGCCAGCTCACCAGCCAGGCGGTGCCGCCCGACGAGCATCCGTGGATCGAGCAGTTCGGCTGCACCGCCTCGTACCGCACCTTCCGGACCGCCGTCCGGGACCACTACCGCGCCTTCTACCCGCTGACCGAGCGGGCGCTGCGCGACCCGGCGCTGAACATCGGCAACGCGACCGTCAGCCGGATCTGCCACGAGCCGGCGGTGTCGCACCTGGTGCTGCGCGCGATGCTGTCGCCCTGGCAGGCGCGGGGCCTGATCACCGTCGTCACGCTGGCCCGGGTCCGCTCGGTTCAGGTGGACGGCGACGCCGTGGGCCCGGTGACCTTCGACGACCTGGCGGACGGCGGCACCTTCACCGTCGACGCGCCGTACGTGCTCGACGCCACCGAGACCGGCGAGCTGCTGGCGCTGGCCGGTGTCGAGCACGTGACGGGGGCGGAGTCGCAGGCGGAGACGGGCGAGCCGCACGCCCCGGCAGTGGCCGGCCCCGCGAACATGCAGGCCGTCTCGTGGTGCTTCGCCGTCGACCACCGCGCCGGCGAGGACCACACGATCGACCGGCCCGCCGGGTACGCGCGATGGCGGGAGTTCCGGCCGGACTTCTGGCCGGACAGGTACCTGAGCTTCACCTACCCCGAGCCGCGGACCCTGGAGCCACGGACCACCTACCTCGACCCGAACAGCGACACCGCGGACGACGTCATCATCGCCGACCAGAGCCGGGTGACGAGCGGGTCGAACCTGTGGGTGTACCGCCGGGCGCTCTGGCGCCACCAGCTCGGCCCGGGCGCCGCGGCCAGCGACATCGTCCTGGTCAACTGGCCGATGACGGACTACATCGGCGGCCCGGTCTTCGGCGGCACGCCCACGGAGAACGACCGTCACGCCCGGTCCGCCCGGGAGTTGAGCCTGAGCCTGCTGTACTGGCTGCAGACCGAGGCGCCGCGACCGGACGGCGGCGCCGGCTGGCCGGGGCTGCGGCTGCGCGGAGACGTCGTCGGCACGTCCGACGGCTTCGCGATGGCGCCCTACATCCGCGAGTCGCGCCGGATCCGCGCCCAGTACACCGTCACCGAACAGGACCTGTCGCACGCCGAGCGCGGCGACCACGGCGCCGTCTCCTACAAGGACTCCGTCGGCATCGGCGCCTACCGCATCGACCTGCACCCGAGCACCGGCGGGGACAACTTCATCGACATCGCCTCGTGCCCCTTCCAGATCCCGCTGGGTGCGCTGCTCCCGCTCCGGGTCACCAACCTGCTGCCGGCCGCGAAGAACATCGGGACGACCCACATCACCAACGGCTGCTACCGGCTGCACCCGGTGGAGTGGAACATCGGCGAGGCCGCCGGCGCGCTGGCCGCCATGTGCGTCGCACGTGGCGTCGTCCCGCACGCGGTCGGCGAGTCCGCCGCGTTGACGGCGGACCTGCAGGCGGAGCTGGAGCGGCACGGTGTCGAGCTGGCCTGGCCGCAGGTGGGTGCGTACTGA
- a CDS encoding dihydrodipicolinate synthase family protein, producing MGAQRELRSGRDLLDGVVVPLVTAMSAPGRPAAGLMDRLLERLAAAGVDALMLFGSNGEGPVLPLDAAAAFATRVVARWRAITGADGRITAAISGVGTDEAIARGRVLVSTGVDAVVACPPLFFAHRPDELVAHYDALKVLRVPVIAYNNPRYTGNPITPEVLTRLLGLEHVVGVKESSGDLATLSRFAGVVAAREDFGLSQGNERAMVDGLLAGAHGVTPGIANFAPAVAVATVAAVRQSRTDHAAGLQRLAAELAGIHRIRPGVPTTKAVLDLLGLIPPHAAAPFLPCDDADRAAIRAHLWEHRRHLIDGDRLGGGARPAESGGGRS from the coding sequence ATGGGCGCCCAGCGAGAGCTCCGAAGTGGCCGCGACCTGCTCGACGGCGTCGTCGTGCCGTTGGTGACGGCGATGTCCGCGCCGGGCCGGCCGGCGGCCGGCCTGATGGACCGGCTGCTCGAGCGGCTCGCCGCCGCTGGGGTCGACGCGCTGATGCTCTTCGGCAGCAACGGCGAAGGACCGGTACTGCCGCTGGACGCGGCCGCCGCGTTCGCGACCCGGGTGGTGGCCCGGTGGCGGGCGATCACCGGCGCGGACGGCAGGATCACGGCCGCGATCTCCGGCGTCGGCACCGACGAGGCGATCGCACGCGGCCGTGTGCTCGTGAGCACAGGGGTGGACGCGGTCGTGGCGTGCCCGCCGTTGTTCTTCGCCCACCGGCCCGATGAGCTCGTCGCGCACTACGACGCGTTGAAGGTGCTGCGAGTCCCGGTGATCGCCTACAACAACCCCCGCTACACCGGCAATCCGATCACCCCCGAGGTGCTGACCAGGCTGCTGGGGCTGGAGCACGTCGTCGGCGTCAAGGAATCCTCCGGCGACCTCGCCACGCTGTCGCGGTTCGCGGGCGTGGTCGCGGCACGCGAGGACTTCGGCCTGAGCCAGGGCAACGAGCGCGCCATGGTCGACGGGCTGCTGGCCGGTGCCCACGGCGTCACGCCGGGCATCGCCAACTTCGCGCCGGCCGTCGCCGTGGCGACCGTGGCGGCGGTGCGCCAGAGCCGGACCGATCACGCCGCCGGGCTGCAGCGCCTCGCCGCCGAGCTGGCCGGGATCCACCGGATCCGCCCCGGCGTGCCGACCACCAAGGCGGTGCTCGACCTCCTCGGCCTGATCCCGCCGCATGCCGCCGCCCCGTTCCTGCCCTGCGACGACGCCGATCGTGCGGCGATCCGCGCCCACCTGTGGGAGCACCGCCGGCACCTGATCGACGGCGACCGGCTCGGCGGCGGCGCGCGGCCGGCCGAGTCCGGCGGAGGCCGGTCGTGA
- a CDS encoding ABC transporter permease, whose product MIAVVRRVLVALIVLWGVATVVFFIVRAAPGDPASAVLGPDASADQVAALRESMGLNRPLVGQYAAYLGDLAGLDLGTSHRLGRPAIDAVAERLPATVELTLAATLIAVVAGLVLGALAGRRAGSVWDRLVSTATIGLQSFPTFWVGIMFILLFALTLGVLPSAGAGTPAHLVLPAVTLALPFTAIVARLTRSSMADTLTESFILTARAKGLTERQVLTGHVLRNSLVPVVTIVALQMGALMGGAVVVENVFAWPGLGSLIVDAIGNRDYAVVQAATLVIATIVVALNLVVDLAYRAIDPRIRTGDRA is encoded by the coding sequence GTGATCGCCGTCGTCCGCCGCGTCCTCGTCGCCCTGATCGTGCTGTGGGGCGTGGCCACGGTCGTGTTCTTCATCGTCCGCGCCGCTCCAGGGGATCCCGCGTCTGCCGTGCTCGGCCCCGATGCCAGCGCCGACCAGGTGGCCGCGCTGCGCGAGTCGATGGGCCTGAACCGCCCGCTCGTGGGCCAGTACGCCGCCTACCTCGGCGACCTGGCCGGCCTCGACCTGGGCACCTCGCACCGGCTGGGCCGGCCGGCGATCGACGCGGTGGCCGAACGACTCCCCGCGACGGTCGAACTGACGCTCGCCGCGACGCTGATCGCGGTGGTCGCCGGTCTGGTGCTGGGCGCGCTGGCCGGGCGGCGGGCGGGCAGCGTCTGGGACCGCCTGGTGTCGACCGCGACCATCGGCCTGCAGTCCTTCCCGACGTTCTGGGTGGGCATCATGTTCATCCTGCTCTTCGCGCTGACGCTGGGCGTCCTGCCCAGTGCGGGCGCCGGGACACCGGCGCATCTGGTGCTGCCCGCGGTGACGCTGGCGCTGCCGTTCACGGCGATCGTCGCCCGGCTGACCCGCAGCAGCATGGCCGACACCCTGACCGAGTCGTTCATCCTCACCGCCCGGGCCAAGGGCCTCACCGAGCGTCAGGTACTCACCGGGCACGTGCTGCGCAACTCGCTGGTGCCGGTCGTCACGATCGTCGCCCTGCAGATGGGGGCGCTCATGGGCGGCGCCGTCGTCGTCGAGAACGTGTTCGCCTGGCCGGGTCTCGGGTCGCTGATCGTCGATGCGATCGGCAACCGCGACTACGCCGTCGTGCAGGCGGCCACGCTCGTCATCGCCACCATCGTCGTCGCACTGAACCTGGTCGTCGACCTCGCCTACCGCGCCATCGATCCGCGGATCCGGACGGGAGACCGCGCATGA
- a CDS encoding ABC transporter permease: MSPSPAALEAAPPAATVAPTHPSRPRRLLGRAFAAVPYVVLACYLIAAVVGPLLIDYDPVDTPLVDRLLAPGSRTSTGELAVLGTDHLGRDVLAQVVYGARTSVLIGAATVIVASVVGCCVGVIAGYSGGLVDTVLARIMDITLAFPGILLAIVIAGVLDGGAVVVVAALAVSSWIGIARVARGVAVSVRSRPWTDAARMLGVRPARMIVRHIVPFAVGPVVALATVEFALVVLAEAGLSFLGVGLPASAVSWGQTIANGKEYLASAWWISAFAGVALAGLVVSVGLIGDAFTQRYGRGFGR, from the coding sequence ATGAGCCCGAGCCCGGCGGCCCTCGAGGCCGCGCCTCCGGCGGCCACGGTGGCACCCACTCATCCGAGCCGGCCGAGACGGCTCCTGGGCCGCGCGTTCGCCGCCGTGCCCTACGTGGTCCTGGCCTGCTACCTGATCGCCGCCGTCGTCGGGCCACTGCTGATCGACTACGACCCGGTCGACACCCCACTGGTGGATCGGCTCCTGGCGCCAGGCAGCCGGACCTCGACAGGGGAGCTCGCCGTCCTGGGCACGGATCATCTCGGGCGCGACGTGCTCGCGCAGGTCGTCTACGGCGCCCGGACGTCGGTGCTGATCGGCGCGGCGACCGTGATCGTGGCGAGCGTCGTCGGGTGCTGCGTCGGCGTGATCGCCGGCTACAGCGGCGGCCTGGTCGACACCGTCCTGGCCCGGATCATGGACATCACCCTGGCCTTCCCGGGCATTCTGCTGGCCATCGTCATCGCCGGCGTGCTGGACGGCGGCGCCGTCGTCGTCGTGGCCGCGCTGGCCGTCTCCAGCTGGATCGGCATCGCGAGGGTGGCGCGCGGTGTCGCGGTCTCCGTCCGCTCCCGGCCATGGACCGACGCGGCCCGGATGCTGGGCGTCCGGCCGGCTCGGATGATCGTCCGGCACATCGTCCCCTTCGCCGTCGGCCCGGTGGTGGCGTTGGCCACCGTCGAGTTCGCCCTGGTGGTGCTGGCCGAGGCCGGGCTGAGCTTCCTCGGCGTCGGACTCCCGGCGTCCGCGGTCTCGTGGGGCCAGACCATCGCGAACGGCAAGGAGTATCTCGCGTCGGCGTGGTGGATCTCCGCGTTCGCCGGCGTGGCCCTCGCAGGGCTCGTCGTCAGCGTCGGCCTGATCGGCGACGCCTTCACCCAGCGATACGGACGCGGATTCGGCCGCTGA